The Candidatus Sysuiplasma acidicola genome window below encodes:
- a CDS encoding winged helix-turn-helix transcriptional regulator, producing the protein MAQHSFQRSIRGAENGTSGFPRSYVSVPPAKVKALTGNRRKILQLLYSFPASSVSRISREVKLTPNTVKWHLNALKKWEFINEERVDNRSVFFPCNFLDQSELQILTILNDESSSLIFRNVFYHPGTTQKEIREMLELTQNTAGYFLRKLTHMGAVEEKQDGKFKHYYPSREIMKRLEERRKKSGDYAHSLVQRLASDGVEVTELKILSDSFSFTFRHRKGEETIVFDSNPFRNVIA; encoded by the coding sequence TTGGCGCAACACAGTTTTCAGAGGTCAATCAGGGGCGCGGAGAATGGAACATCCGGGTTTCCGCGCTCATATGTGTCTGTCCCGCCAGCAAAAGTCAAGGCGCTCACTGGGAACCGCAGAAAGATACTGCAGTTACTCTACAGTTTCCCGGCCTCCAGCGTCTCCAGGATTTCCAGGGAGGTGAAACTCACACCGAATACAGTCAAATGGCATCTGAATGCGCTGAAGAAGTGGGAGTTCATAAACGAGGAGAGGGTGGACAACAGATCAGTATTTTTCCCGTGCAATTTTCTGGATCAGTCAGAGCTTCAGATTCTGACCATCCTCAATGACGAATCATCCAGCCTGATTTTCAGGAACGTGTTCTATCACCCCGGAACAACCCAGAAAGAAATCAGGGAGATGCTCGAGCTGACGCAGAACACAGCTGGTTATTTCCTCAGAAAACTCACTCATATGGGCGCAGTCGAGGAGAAGCAGGACGGAAAGTTCAAACACTATTATCCGTCAAGAGAGATAATGAAGAGACTCGAGGAGAGGCGGAAAAAATCGGGCGATTATGCTCACTCTCTGGTGCAGAGACTCGCCTCCGACGGCGTCGAGGTCACCGAACTCAAGATACTCAGCGACTCATTTTCGTTCACGTTCAGGCACAGGAAGGGAGAAGAAACCATAGTTTTCGATTCGAATCCGTTCAGGAATGTAATAGCCTGA
- a CDS encoding methytransferase partner Trm112: MKSKLMEILACPVCRHHPLELEVDKKEAEEIISGTIKCAKCGNAYPIQDSIPNMLPPELR; this comes from the coding sequence GTGAAGAGCAAACTCATGGAGATACTGGCGTGTCCTGTCTGCAGGCATCATCCACTGGAACTTGAAGTGGATAAAAAGGAAGCCGAGGAAATAATTTCAGGCACTATCAAATGCGCAAAGTGCGGAAACGCATACCCCATCCAGGACTCCATACCAAATATGCTGCCGCCAGAACTCAGATAG
- a CDS encoding FtsX-like permease family protein, whose translation MRNAFGNRKRAVLIIAGLMIGSAMISGALVMRSSMLTLSSNMVTLSYGHVDETVTNYGNSLYGSPFSYGAYNDINSTVSGSRLVAGLVPMTYLTVSAYDNTTRVPYYELGFCAAPWWANSILGNFISVNGSTVNRLPHGEMLVDQLAAKQLDASQGDKLTVYAGNGRSYTGTIYAIVKDNFRGYFDSGFNIFMRLGDSSVVTGSAGSISLIAVANTGSVLEGAQQSDAVMKLLNSTLSTVNGKLGTGLAAYPVLLQQLNLVHSEVSDISDLYLALSLFAVATGLILVAVIFYMLAEERMRDLGTLRALGATRRQITGGFVSEGFVYTLLSCFAGSALGVGIGFLMTLGFVELFGSTFAAPVRETGILLSSFTVTVPDVVTGFSAGAVATLVIILIASYRISRFSVIETIRRNTAAGSKVKGVSRVAVPLVFALTSVTLIYMGFQLKLLEVAMLGLSLVSISAVWLVISATGAGYLTGAAGAALILIWGLPQSWNLFPHNFTYSYYIYVESGLFLVTGGILVFFSLEPLMLKVIRPGKHSGGSIVPTIRQALAFPTQKKIRTAASLALFSFVIFGIVSVSVLGSMINQAAVQTVAKQSGGYNFVVYSGNGGNLTSAVTGNSTLAGYISAADLIYDTGTAFTLNGSAPFIYPLVGIPSGSENGGFASHNRYQFYSYLPRFPSPGAVWSAVRNNSSLAIIDMTLAGITKGNFGTGTPAPVKAALGSELTIYGANHSARSVIVAGILDEFGFQGVFVRLPDMSSLGLLKQAFPVLFIRLAPGVSPTVASINLRRALISYDPVVINLNLITQQLTMDIQGIVEMTEIFIAMGLVAGTAGLGIIAMRSVVERRQQIGLLRAIGFTRRMMSASFLLEFVFIAFSGSVIGVVMSLVNGEVIAARLSDVLAFAYSPSSIILLVMISLLLTVVAVVSSVRAVSRIEPSTAIRYIE comes from the coding sequence ATGCGTAATGCATTCGGAAACAGAAAGAGAGCAGTGCTGATAATAGCAGGCCTGATGATAGGATCGGCAATGATTAGCGGCGCGCTGGTGATGAGGAGCAGCATGCTGACGCTGAGCAGCAACATGGTCACGCTCAGCTATGGCCATGTCGACGAGACCGTAACAAACTACGGCAACTCGCTTTATGGCAGCCCCTTCAGTTACGGCGCATACAATGATATCAACAGCACTGTTTCGGGCAGCCGGCTTGTCGCGGGCCTCGTGCCTATGACCTATCTGACCGTAAGCGCCTACGATAATACCACACGTGTGCCGTACTATGAACTTGGTTTTTGCGCGGCACCCTGGTGGGCAAACAGCATACTCGGAAATTTCATTTCTGTGAACGGCAGCACGGTGAACCGGCTCCCGCACGGAGAGATGCTCGTCGATCAGCTTGCCGCAAAGCAACTGGACGCCTCGCAGGGCGATAAACTTACAGTGTACGCAGGAAACGGCAGGAGTTACACCGGCACAATATACGCCATCGTGAAGGACAACTTCAGAGGATACTTCGATTCCGGATTCAATATTTTCATGAGACTCGGCGATTCGTCCGTGGTTACGGGCTCCGCAGGCAGCATCAGCCTCATTGCGGTTGCCAACACGGGCAGCGTGCTGGAAGGAGCGCAGCAGTCGGATGCAGTGATGAAACTGCTGAACAGCACGCTTTCGACAGTCAACGGAAAGCTTGGTACGGGACTCGCCGCATATCCTGTCCTGCTGCAGCAGCTGAATCTGGTTCATTCCGAGGTGAGCGACATCTCAGATCTCTACCTGGCGCTGAGCCTCTTCGCAGTGGCCACCGGCCTGATTCTTGTGGCGGTCATATTCTACATGCTTGCCGAGGAGAGAATGAGGGATCTCGGTACGCTCAGGGCGCTTGGTGCAACCAGAAGGCAGATTACCGGAGGATTTGTTTCAGAGGGATTCGTCTATACGCTTCTGTCCTGCTTCGCAGGCTCTGCCCTCGGTGTCGGCATCGGTTTCCTGATGACGCTGGGTTTTGTCGAATTGTTCGGCAGCACATTTGCCGCACCGGTGCGGGAGACTGGCATACTGCTTTCCTCATTCACTGTCACTGTGCCGGACGTTGTTACCGGATTTTCAGCGGGAGCGGTTGCCACGCTAGTCATCATACTCATTGCGAGTTACAGGATAAGCAGATTCAGCGTGATAGAAACCATCCGTAGAAACACTGCCGCCGGAAGTAAGGTGAAAGGCGTGTCAAGAGTCGCCGTTCCTCTTGTATTCGCGCTGACTTCCGTCACGCTAATCTACATGGGTTTCCAGCTGAAACTGCTTGAAGTAGCGATGCTGGGGCTTTCGCTTGTTTCCATCTCTGCCGTATGGCTCGTCATATCGGCCACGGGCGCCGGTTATCTTACGGGCGCAGCCGGAGCGGCGCTCATACTCATTTGGGGCTTGCCGCAGTCATGGAATCTGTTTCCGCACAATTTCACCTATTCATACTACATCTATGTAGAGTCGGGCCTTTTCCTTGTCACTGGAGGAATACTCGTCTTCTTCTCGCTCGAACCGCTGATGCTAAAAGTCATAAGACCGGGAAAACACAGCGGCGGAAGCATCGTTCCGACGATACGTCAGGCGCTTGCATTTCCCACGCAGAAGAAGATCAGGACTGCGGCGTCCCTCGCATTATTTTCATTTGTCATTTTCGGCATAGTTTCAGTTTCGGTGCTCGGTAGCATGATTAACCAGGCGGCAGTGCAGACAGTCGCAAAACAGAGCGGCGGCTACAACTTTGTGGTCTACAGCGGAAACGGAGGAAACCTGACTTCTGCCGTCACTGGAAATTCCACGCTCGCCGGATACATCTCAGCGGCAGACCTGATATATGACACAGGCACGGCGTTCACATTGAACGGCTCCGCACCGTTCATATATCCGCTTGTGGGAATCCCTTCGGGCAGTGAGAACGGCGGTTTTGCCTCGCATAACAGGTATCAGTTTTACAGCTACCTGCCGCGTTTCCCTTCACCAGGCGCCGTTTGGAGTGCGGTCAGAAACAACAGTTCGCTTGCCATCATCGACATGACGCTGGCCGGCATTACAAAAGGCAATTTCGGGACAGGCACACCGGCACCGGTAAAAGCAGCCCTGGGAAGTGAGCTGACAATTTACGGCGCAAATCACAGCGCCAGAAGCGTCATTGTTGCAGGCATACTCGACGAATTCGGTTTCCAGGGTGTTTTTGTCCGGCTCCCGGACATGTCTTCGCTCGGCCTGCTGAAACAGGCATTCCCGGTACTCTTCATAAGACTCGCACCCGGTGTGTCACCTACGGTCGCATCCATTAACCTGAGGAGGGCGCTCATATCTTATGATCCTGTCGTGATCAATCTGAATCTCATTACGCAGCAGCTCACAATGGACATACAGGGCATCGTGGAAATGACCGAGATATTCATAGCCATGGGACTCGTAGCGGGGACCGCGGGCCTGGGCATCATAGCAATGCGCTCTGTAGTCGAGAGAAGACAGCAGATTGGTCTCCTCAGGGCGATAGGATTCACCAGGCGCATGATGTCTGCATCATTTCTTCTTGAGTTTGTTTTCATCGCATTCTCGGGTTCGGTGATAGGCGTGGTGATGAGTCTCGTAAACGGAGAAGTAATAGCAGCCAGACTCAGCGATGTACTGGCCTTTGCATATTCACCTTCAAGCATCATTCTGCTCGTGATGATTTCCCTCCTTCTTACCGTAGTGGCAGTCGTCAGCTCAGTACGTGCTGTGTCCAGGATAGAACCGTCGACCGCCATACGATATATCGAATGA
- a CDS encoding SPFH/Band 7/PHB domain protein has translation MWSILATEGFKYIDLQASSSLGAFAGGIVILFIVLIFLSAMIKIVKEYERIVNFRLGKAQAEKGPGIVFIIPGIDKPVRVDLRERFLQIPHQTCITKDNAPVDIDFIIYFKVISAADSVIQVNNFEGAAMGIATTTLRAVIGDINLDEVLSKREEINAVLRTKLDEVTTRWGVKVTNVEIREILPPKNVSDAMILQMSAERSRRAVVTEAEGKKSATITVAEGDRQSAILRAEGEKQSAILKAEGYAQALSTVFSAAKTIDSKTLTLQYLDTLKALGSSAATKFVLPAEFTQLLAPIKAMISSAETEAGKSE, from the coding sequence ATGTGGTCCATACTTGCGACGGAAGGATTCAAGTACATTGATCTGCAGGCCTCGTCATCTCTTGGAGCCTTTGCAGGCGGTATCGTGATACTGTTCATAGTGCTCATCTTCCTTTCCGCAATGATTAAGATCGTTAAGGAATACGAGCGTATCGTCAATTTCAGACTCGGCAAGGCACAGGCAGAGAAAGGACCCGGTATAGTGTTTATAATTCCAGGCATCGACAAGCCGGTTCGTGTTGACCTGAGGGAGCGGTTCCTCCAGATTCCACATCAGACATGCATTACCAAGGACAACGCACCGGTAGACATCGATTTCATCATCTATTTCAAGGTCATCAGCGCCGCGGATTCTGTCATACAGGTTAACAATTTCGAAGGGGCGGCGATGGGCATCGCCACAACAACACTCAGGGCTGTTATCGGAGACATCAACCTGGATGAAGTTCTTTCAAAGAGAGAAGAAATCAACGCAGTGCTGCGAACAAAACTGGATGAAGTTACGACAAGATGGGGCGTCAAAGTCACCAATGTGGAGATAAGGGAAATACTGCCTCCGAAGAATGTGTCAGATGCAATGATACTGCAGATGTCTGCGGAAAGGAGCAGGCGTGCGGTCGTCACGGAAGCCGAAGGAAAGAAGTCCGCAACGATAACCGTAGCAGAGGGCGACAGGCAGAGCGCCATACTCAGGGCGGAAGGGGAGAAGCAGTCCGCCATACTGAAGGCAGAGGGGTATGCGCAGGCGCTGAGTACAGTCTTTTCGGCCGCGAAGACAATCGATTCGAAGACGCTGACGCTGCAGTACCTCGACACGCTCAAGGCGCTGGGAAGCAGCGCTGCCACCAAATTCGTCCTGCCTGCTGAGTTCACTCAGCTGCTTGCACCCATAAAGGCGATGATCAGCAGTGCGGAGACGGAGGCAGGCAAGAGTGAGTGA
- a CDS encoding ATP-dependent Clp protease proteolytic subunit: MRAVLRILAVVAVFMLIFLPHPAAAQSAARADTASATAHRSVIVVNFNIAVDQGAASYVQTAASAAISNHEDMVIVMNTPGGLLENMLSIVSAIQSVQSRGLSVYTYVPPDGAAASAGSYIALATNRTYMGDGSVIGPSTPYIIGGTALEEQHVKNFSVQFIGALASRNHYNVSAAENMAENNVAYNASTAYAIGLISGEAQSFSEFLGLAGLQNATINVFQEPVFDQFLSVVSNPTLDGIFFLVGIVAIFIDMTHRTLFLTFFGGIMIALGLLGAEVIGAPVVAILILIAAAVLIFLELKAGHGIFAMSGILLGLVGSWLLAGNSLGYSPTPFGTGNYIGMGVVGALLIIGAVYISRIRKAMMDGPKLVGPHRTIGALGWAVTDVMPGSGGICNVLSEEWTCTSDKFISKGTNVKVLDYGDGKLRVEEAPPQTGKDH; encoded by the coding sequence ATGCGTGCCGTTCTGCGCATACTGGCTGTTGTTGCAGTCTTTATGCTCATATTCCTGCCACATCCAGCGGCAGCACAATCGGCTGCCCGTGCGGACACGGCTTCTGCGACGGCACACAGGAGTGTCATTGTTGTCAACTTCAACATTGCCGTTGACCAGGGGGCTGCAAGCTATGTGCAGACAGCGGCTTCCGCAGCCATATCGAATCATGAAGACATGGTCATCGTGATGAACACGCCCGGAGGGCTTCTCGAGAATATGCTGTCCATAGTCAGTGCCATTCAGAGCGTGCAGTCCAGGGGTCTTTCCGTATATACGTATGTGCCGCCGGACGGGGCGGCAGCTTCTGCAGGCAGCTACATTGCTCTCGCGACGAACAGGACATACATGGGAGACGGCTCAGTGATAGGACCATCTACGCCTTACATTATAGGCGGAACTGCACTGGAAGAGCAGCATGTGAAGAACTTTTCAGTGCAGTTCATAGGAGCGCTTGCGTCCAGAAATCATTACAATGTGAGTGCCGCGGAAAATATGGCCGAAAACAATGTCGCCTACAATGCAAGCACGGCTTATGCGATCGGGCTGATATCCGGTGAAGCGCAGTCGTTCAGTGAGTTTCTCGGACTCGCGGGTCTTCAGAATGCGACGATCAATGTATTTCAGGAGCCTGTGTTCGATCAGTTTCTGAGCGTCGTTAGCAATCCGACGCTCGACGGCATATTCTTCCTCGTGGGGATCGTGGCCATATTCATAGACATGACACACAGGACACTGTTCCTCACATTCTTCGGCGGAATAATGATTGCGCTCGGCCTGCTGGGAGCCGAGGTGATAGGTGCGCCGGTCGTGGCAATACTCATACTGATTGCGGCCGCGGTGCTGATATTCCTAGAGCTGAAGGCGGGACACGGGATCTTTGCAATGTCCGGAATATTGCTCGGCCTGGTGGGCAGCTGGTTGCTTGCCGGAAACTCCCTGGGCTATTCTCCCACGCCGTTCGGAACGGGAAACTACATCGGCATGGGTGTCGTCGGAGCATTGCTCATAATCGGTGCGGTTTACATTTCAAGAATAAGGAAGGCGATGATGGATGGTCCGAAGCTCGTAGGACCGCACAGAACAATCGGAGCCCTGGGATGGGCCGTCACAGATGTTATGCCGGGAAGCGGAGGAATTTGCAACGTCCTTTCGGAAGAATGGACATGCACTTCTGACAAATTCATATCCAAGGGCACGAATGTGAAGGTCCTCGATTACGGCGACGGAAAGCTGAGAGTTGAAGAAGCGCCGCCGCAGACTGGAAAGGATCATTGA
- a CDS encoding pyridoxal phosphate-dependent aminotransferase, giving the protein MSARMSSVVESGTVKVADKVKELKSKGIDVISFSIGEPDFPTPQHIVDECISALKAGFTKYTPSSGIPELREAIAEKLRSENRIDAHASEIVVTPTKQAIFMAVLALVDRGSEVIMPDPAWVSYEPMVRIAEDIPVPVRADEETSFRLTPELVAEKINDSTRMIILNSPCNPTGAVMRKEDVAGICELAVDHDLLIISDEIYEKIIYDAVNHSPASLDGMKERVITVNGFSKTYSMTGWRLGYLHADKSLIGDIQKIQTHSITCATSFVQKAGVAALKGPREPVEEMVAEFRRRRDFVVRRIGEINGLSMVEPKGAFYAFPKYEFDMDSDRMGDYLLDQAHVGVTPGSSFGKFGEHHFRISYATGMEQLEKGLDAIEKALVRLG; this is encoded by the coding sequence ATGAGCGCGAGAATGAGCTCAGTTGTGGAATCAGGCACGGTGAAAGTCGCTGACAAAGTCAAGGAACTGAAATCGAAGGGCATTGATGTTATTTCGTTTTCCATAGGGGAGCCCGATTTTCCGACTCCGCAGCACATAGTCGATGAGTGCATCTCCGCGCTGAAGGCCGGTTTCACGAAATACACGCCTTCCTCCGGCATACCCGAACTGAGAGAGGCAATAGCGGAAAAACTCCGTTCTGAAAACAGGATAGATGCACATGCGTCGGAAATCGTCGTGACACCGACAAAGCAGGCCATTTTCATGGCCGTTCTCGCGCTTGTTGACAGAGGATCGGAAGTCATAATGCCGGACCCGGCGTGGGTTTCATACGAGCCGATGGTGCGCATCGCAGAGGACATTCCTGTCCCTGTAAGAGCGGACGAGGAAACATCGTTCAGGCTTACTCCCGAGCTGGTCGCCGAGAAGATTAATGACAGTACGAGAATGATAATACTGAACTCTCCCTGCAATCCAACAGGGGCTGTAATGAGGAAAGAGGATGTGGCCGGAATATGCGAACTTGCCGTTGACCATGATCTGCTTATCATCAGTGATGAAATCTATGAGAAGATCATTTACGATGCTGTGAACCACTCTCCGGCATCGCTCGACGGCATGAAAGAGAGAGTCATAACGGTGAACGGTTTTTCGAAAACTTATTCGATGACCGGATGGAGACTTGGTTATCTCCATGCAGACAAGAGCCTGATAGGCGACATACAGAAGATCCAGACACATTCGATAACATGTGCCACATCATTCGTGCAGAAGGCGGGCGTCGCGGCGCTGAAGGGGCCCAGGGAACCAGTGGAAGAGATGGTCGCGGAATTCCGTAGAAGACGGGATTTCGTGGTACGGCGCATCGGGGAAATCAATGGCCTGAGCATGGTGGAACCAAAGGGAGCATTCTACGCTTTCCCTAAATACGAATTTGATATGGATTCTGACAGGATGGGAGATTACCTGCTTGATCAGGCGCATGTCGGCGTCACGCCCGGATCGTCATTCGGCAAATTCGGGGAGCATCACTTCAGAATATCATATGCGACAGGCATGGAGCAGCTGGAAAAAGGACTGGATGCGATCGAGAAGGCACTCGTCAGACTGGGATGA
- a CDS encoding ABC transporter ATP-binding protein, producing the protein MQGHAADDGYAVRAQNISKYYTVGKERFAALKNVTVSIRRGDFVAVTGPSGSGKSTLLNCLSGLDRVTEGEVIIAGRNITGMTDREISRFRASSMGFVFQNYALLPVFNVVENVELPALITGVRASEARRRAIEVLEFVGLENRTGFKPDQLSGGEQQRVAIARSLVNMPAVLWADEPTGNLDSEAGSAVLELFSRLNREQHSTVVVVTHNAEVASRTNIRIRLSDGRITDSGS; encoded by the coding sequence ATGCAGGGGCATGCAGCAGATGACGGATACGCTGTCCGGGCACAGAACATAAGCAAATATTACACAGTGGGAAAAGAGAGATTTGCCGCGCTGAAGAATGTGACCGTCAGCATAAGGCGGGGAGACTTTGTCGCAGTTACCGGCCCGTCCGGTTCGGGTAAATCGACGCTGCTCAATTGTCTCTCCGGTCTTGACCGCGTTACAGAGGGGGAAGTCATCATAGCGGGAAGGAACATCACCGGTATGACAGACAGAGAAATAAGCAGGTTCAGGGCGTCAAGCATGGGTTTCGTGTTTCAGAATTATGCACTTCTGCCAGTCTTTAACGTTGTAGAGAACGTGGAGCTGCCGGCGCTGATTACGGGCGTTCGTGCTTCCGAGGCAAGAAGGAGGGCAATTGAAGTCCTCGAATTTGTTGGACTGGAGAACAGAACCGGTTTCAAACCTGACCAGCTTTCTGGCGGTGAACAGCAGCGTGTCGCCATCGCAAGATCACTGGTCAACATGCCTGCAGTCCTGTGGGCCGACGAGCCCACCGGCAATCTCGACAGCGAGGCCGGCTCGGCTGTGCTGGAACTCTTCAGCAGGCTGAACCGTGAGCAGCATTCGACCGTTGTCGTCGTGACGCACAATGCCGAGGTAGCCTCGCGCACGAACATCAGGATACGGCTTTCCGACGGCAGAATAACAGACAGCGGGAGTTGA
- the pdxS gene encoding pyridoxal 5'-phosphate synthase lyase subunit PdxS: MPLNIDISSLRHGTELIKRGFASMQKGGVIMDVTNAEQAAIAEEAGSVAVMALERVPADIRAAGGVARMADPLKVLEIIDAVTIPVMAKCRIGHAAEALVLQSLGVDMIDESEVLTPADPFYHVDKRAFTVPFVCGARDLGEALRRIGEGAAMIRTKGEPGTGNVVEAVRHQRVVMSKIRSLKGLSDEELNGVAREINAPLELVKETAVLQRLPVVNFAAGGIASPADAALMMQLGSDGIFVGSGIFKAKNPKMMAKAIVEATLHFDDPSIVAEVSKGLGESMPGVEISKLAQEQRMQERGY; this comes from the coding sequence ATGCCTCTGAATATAGACATATCTTCACTAAGACACGGAACGGAACTGATTAAGAGAGGATTCGCCAGCATGCAGAAAGGCGGCGTCATAATGGACGTGACGAATGCCGAACAGGCTGCGATAGCTGAGGAAGCCGGATCAGTGGCAGTCATGGCGCTGGAGAGGGTTCCCGCCGATATAAGGGCCGCCGGAGGCGTGGCGAGAATGGCCGATCCGCTCAAAGTGCTCGAAATCATTGATGCCGTCACCATACCGGTAATGGCAAAATGCAGAATAGGTCATGCGGCAGAAGCACTGGTTCTGCAGTCACTGGGCGTGGATATGATTGACGAGAGTGAGGTGCTGACGCCCGCAGATCCATTTTATCATGTGGACAAGAGGGCGTTTACAGTTCCTTTCGTCTGCGGCGCGAGAGACCTGGGTGAGGCGCTGAGAAGAATCGGCGAAGGTGCCGCGATGATCAGAACTAAAGGCGAACCGGGAACCGGAAACGTGGTTGAGGCCGTAAGGCATCAGCGTGTTGTCATGTCTAAAATACGATCTCTCAAGGGTCTTTCCGACGAAGAGCTCAACGGCGTGGCGCGGGAAATAAACGCACCGCTGGAACTCGTGAAGGAAACAGCAGTGCTTCAACGCCTGCCCGTCGTCAACTTCGCTGCCGGCGGAATAGCCTCCCCGGCCGACGCTGCACTGATGATGCAGCTTGGCAGCGACGGAATATTCGTGGGAAGCGGCATATTCAAGGCGAAGAATCCGAAGATGATGGCAAAGGCAATTGTGGAAGCGACGCTGCACTTTGACGATCCTTCCATTGTCGCAGAAGTTTCAAAGGGTCTAGGCGAATCGATGCCCGGCGTGGAAATATCCAAGCTTGCCCAGGAACAGCGCATGCAGGAAAGAGGCTACTGA